The nucleotide window TGGGTACCGGGGTCAGTTTGGTCTTCACCGGCGGTGCGCTCATTTCGGGCTTCTGGTTCATCCGCCGCAGCACTAGCGCGCCGCCGCCGACGGCCAACAGAATTGGCCATTCGACGATGCCGGCGACGCCCAGCGCTCCGATAGCCAGCGCGGCGGCCGGAGTCGACTTGGTGCCGGAGCTTAGTCCGCGCTGAACGCCCTCCGCGGCGCCCTTCACCCCACCGACAACACCATTGACCGCCGCGCCTCCTATCGCGCCCGCCGCCGCCGTGGTCGCCGTGGCGGCCTGACTCACCGTCCGACCAACGTTGCGCAACGCTCCGCCGACGAATCCCATAATGGCTCCCTGCCTTGTCGCTGGTTAGGTATATCTAGGCCGCACGCTCACAGCAACAACAAAAGCTGTTCTCAGCATGTGTCAATGAAAAGCCTGCCACGTTATAAACGCGTAGACAACGAATGGTGACCGGAAAGTGTCTTCGGGTCACCGAACCGACCGGTCCAGCAGATCGACGAAAACCGGCGCGTGATCACTGGGCGCCTTACCTTTGCGCTCGTCGCGCACGATCTGCGCGTCGACCACACGGCTGGCCAATGGCGGTGAGCCGAGGATGAAGTCGATGCGCATTCCTTGCTTCTTCGGAAACCGTAGTTGCGTGTAATCCCAATACGTGTACACACCGGGCCCGGGGGCGAAAGGCCTTACCAGATCTGCGAAATGCGCATCCACAATAGCGTTGAACGCCGTGCGTTCCGGCCCGGAGACGTGCGTGGCCCCGGCATAGAATTCGGTGCTCCAGACGTCTTCGTCAGTCGGTGCGATGTTCCAATCGCCGGCCAGAGCAATCGAAGCAGCGGGGTCGCGGCGAAGCCAGCCTTCGGCCGTATTCTTTAGCGCAGCAAGCCAATCCAACTTGTAGGCATAGTGTGGATCGTCCACTGCACGACCATTGGGCACGTAGAGGCTCCATACCCGCACGCCGCCGCAGGTGGCGCCCAACGCGCGCGCCTCTGCCGTCGCGGCTACCTCCGGCTTGCTAGTCCAGGTGGGTTGGCCGTCGAAGCCGACCTGGACATCGTCGATCCCGACGCGGGATGCAATCGCCACCCCGTTCCACTGGTTGAAGCCCACGTGCGCCACCTCGTAGCCAAGTTCGAACAGCGGGAGGGCGGGGAATTGGCTGTCGGTGCACTTCGTCTCTTGGATGGCCAGCACGTCGACGTCAGCACGCGCGAGCCAATCGAGGACGCGGTTCAGACGGGTGCGAATCGAATTCACGTTCCACGTAGCCAGCCGCACGACGCCATCGGGCATGGCTAGAGGCTATCGGGTGGCCGAACATAGCGGCGGCGATGATGCAG belongs to Mycobacterium basiliense and includes:
- a CDS encoding exodeoxyribonuclease III, with product MRLATWNVNSIRTRLNRVLDWLARADVDVLAIQETKCTDSQFPALPLFELGYEVAHVGFNQWNGVAIASRVGIDDVQVGFDGQPTWTSKPEVAATAEARALGATCGGVRVWSLYVPNGRAVDDPHYAYKLDWLAALKNTAEGWLRRDPAASIALAGDWNIAPTDEDVWSTEFYAGATHVSGPERTAFNAIVDAHFADLVRPFAPGPGVYTYWDYTQLRFPKKQGMRIDFILGSPPLASRVVDAQIVRDERKGKAPSDHAPVFVDLLDRSVR